One region of Acidimicrobiia bacterium genomic DNA includes:
- a CDS encoding DNA-directed RNA polymerase subunit beta', producing the protein MHDVNESAKLSIALATADQIRMWSNGEVKKPETINYRTLKPEKDGLFCEKIFGPTKDWECYCGKYKRVRFKGIICERCGVEVTRSKVRRERMGHIELAAPVTHIWYFKGVPSRLGYLLDIAPKSLEKVIYFAAHLITWVDEEKRHKDQAELEADIRAEIADVEKELELRLRQRLEEFEQEVARLEEGGATPRKADVERLQKAHDKDVEELRARGEAEVDHLKTVWTTFAKLAPKQLVDDERVWRELIDRYQEYFTGGMGAEAVKELISRLDLREEEQSLKEVIATAKGQRKAKAIKRLKVISAFNRTDGDGRTINSPNGMVLDAVPVIPPDLRPMVQLDGGRFATSDLNDLYRRVINRNNRLKRLLDLGAPEIIINNEKRMLQEAVDALFDNGRRGRPVTGPGNRALKSLSDMLKGKQGRFRQNLLGKRVYYSGRSVIVVGPQLNLQQCGLPKQMALELFKPFVMKRLVDLEYAQNIKSAKRMVERARPQVWDVLEEVIKEHPVLLNRAPTLHRLGIQAFEPVLVEGKAIQIHPLVCAAFNADFDGDQMAVHLPLSSEAQAEARILMLSAHNILSPAHGRPIAVPSQDMIIGAYYLSEVVDDGAGQGRVFSGLNEAVLAYDQRLLPGSPADADAESLSLHARIKVRMPAAKFPEDRFPERDERRSPDSPVLRRSGSNGDGTVLVETTLGRLLLNDALPPDFPFVDRALKKRDLTEIIGEVVDRYSRAEVARTLDNLKDLGFEFATRAGLTISIADVKTPRQKASLLERFESEAEKVEQQYDRGILTDDERRQKEVEIWTEATDEVRRAMEAELSAEKFNPVDMMVGSGARGNVMQVRQIAGMRGLVANPRGEIIPRPIKSNFREGLSVLEYFISTHGARKGLADTALRTADSGYLTRRLVDVAQELIVREDDCDTGRGIWVEQVTTEADGRPRRELETELLGRCLAEDVQLADGTMARNTEVREDELARLAADPGLTRVRVRSVLTCDSIGGVCSHCYGTMLATGKLVDLGEAIGIIAAQSIGEPGTQLTMRTFHTGGVAGEDITHGLPRVVELFEARTPKGAATLAETSGVIRLAENEKGERVVLVVGDDG; encoded by the coding sequence GTGCACGACGTCAACGAGAGCGCCAAGCTGAGCATCGCCCTCGCCACCGCGGACCAGATCCGCATGTGGTCGAACGGCGAGGTCAAGAAGCCCGAGACGATCAACTACCGGACGCTGAAGCCCGAGAAGGACGGGCTCTTCTGCGAGAAGATCTTCGGTCCCACGAAGGACTGGGAGTGCTACTGCGGGAAGTACAAGCGCGTCCGGTTCAAGGGGATCATCTGCGAGCGTTGCGGCGTCGAGGTGACCCGGTCGAAGGTGCGACGCGAGCGCATGGGCCACATCGAGCTCGCGGCGCCGGTCACCCACATCTGGTACTTCAAGGGCGTCCCGAGCCGCCTCGGGTACCTCCTCGACATCGCCCCCAAGAGCCTCGAGAAGGTCATCTACTTCGCTGCCCACCTCATCACCTGGGTCGACGAGGAGAAGCGCCACAAGGACCAGGCTGAGCTCGAGGCCGACATCCGAGCCGAGATCGCCGACGTCGAGAAGGAGCTCGAGCTGCGGCTCCGACAGCGGCTCGAGGAGTTCGAGCAGGAGGTCGCGCGGCTCGAGGAGGGCGGCGCCACCCCCCGCAAGGCGGACGTCGAGCGCCTCCAGAAGGCGCACGACAAGGACGTTGAGGAGCTCCGGGCCCGCGGCGAGGCCGAGGTCGACCACCTGAAGACGGTGTGGACCACCTTCGCCAAGCTCGCCCCCAAGCAGCTCGTCGACGACGAGCGGGTGTGGCGGGAGCTCATCGACCGCTACCAGGAGTACTTCACCGGCGGGATGGGCGCCGAGGCCGTGAAGGAGCTGATCTCGCGCCTCGACCTCCGCGAGGAGGAGCAGAGCCTGAAGGAGGTCATCGCCACCGCCAAGGGCCAGCGCAAGGCGAAGGCGATCAAGCGGCTGAAGGTCATCTCGGCGTTCAACCGCACCGACGGCGACGGACGCACGATCAACTCCCCGAACGGCATGGTCCTCGACGCGGTCCCGGTCATCCCGCCCGACCTGCGCCCGATGGTCCAGCTCGACGGCGGCCGCTTCGCGACCTCGGACCTCAACGACCTCTACCGGCGGGTCATCAACCGCAACAACCGCCTGAAGCGCCTCCTCGACCTCGGTGCGCCCGAGATCATCATCAACAACGAGAAGCGGATGCTCCAGGAGGCGGTCGACGCGCTGTTCGACAACGGCCGCCGCGGTCGTCCCGTCACCGGGCCGGGCAACCGCGCCCTGAAGTCGCTGTCCGACATGCTGAAGGGCAAGCAGGGTCGGTTCCGCCAGAACCTGCTCGGCAAGCGGGTCTACTACTCGGGCCGGTCGGTGATCGTCGTGGGCCCGCAGCTCAACCTCCAGCAGTGCGGTCTGCCGAAGCAGATGGCCCTCGAGCTCTTCAAGCCCTTCGTGATGAAGCGCCTCGTCGACCTCGAGTACGCCCAGAACATCAAGTCGGCCAAGCGCATGGTCGAGCGGGCCCGGCCCCAGGTCTGGGACGTGCTCGAGGAGGTCATCAAGGAGCACCCGGTGCTCCTGAACCGGGCCCCGACGCTGCACCGCCTCGGCATCCAGGCCTTCGAGCCGGTGCTCGTCGAGGGCAAGGCCATCCAGATTCACCCGCTCGTGTGCGCCGCGTTCAACGCCGACTTCGACGGCGACCAGATGGCGGTCCACCTGCCCCTCTCGTCCGAGGCGCAGGCCGAGGCGCGGATCCTCATGCTCTCGGCCCACAACATCCTGTCGCCCGCCCACGGACGCCCGATCGCCGTGCCGAGCCAGGACATGATCATCGGCGCCTACTACCTGAGCGAGGTGGTCGACGACGGCGCCGGCCAGGGCCGCGTCTTCTCCGGCCTCAACGAGGCCGTGCTCGCCTACGACCAGCGGCTCCTCCCGGGCTCGCCGGCCGACGCCGACGCCGAGAGCCTGTCGCTGCACGCCCGGATCAAGGTCCGGATGCCGGCGGCCAAGTTCCCCGAGGACCGGTTCCCGGAGCGGGACGAGCGGCGGAGCCCGGACTCGCCGGTCCTGCGCCGCTCGGGATCGAACGGCGACGGCACCGTCCTCGTGGAGACCACCCTGGGCCGCCTCCTGCTGAACGACGCTCTCCCGCCCGACTTCCCGTTCGTCGACCGGGCCCTGAAGAAGCGGGACCTCACGGAGATCATCGGTGAGGTCGTCGACCGCTACTCGCGGGCCGAGGTCGCTCGGACGCTCGACAACCTGAAGGACCTCGGGTTCGAGTTCGCGACCCGGGCCGGTCTCACCATCTCGATCGCCGACGTCAAGACGCCGCGCCAGAAGGCGTCGCTGCTCGAGCGCTTCGAGAGCGAGGCCGAGAAGGTGGAGCAGCAGTACGACCGCGGGATCCTGACCGACGACGAGCGTCGCCAGAAGGAGGTCGAGATCTGGACCGAGGCCACGGACGAGGTCCGGCGGGCGATGGAGGCCGAGCTGTCGGCCGAGAAGTTCAACCCCGTCGACATGATGGTCGGCTCGGGCGCCCGCGGGAACGTGATGCAGGTGCGCCAGATCGCCGGCATGCGAGGCCTGGTGGCCAACCCGCGGGGCGAGATCATCCCCCGCCCGATCAAGTCGAACTTCCGCGAGGGCCTGTCCGTCCTCGAGTACTTCATCTCCACGCACGGGGCCCGCAAGGGGCTCGCCGACACCGCGCTGCGCACCGCCGACTCCGGCTACCTCACCCGCCGGCTCGTCGACGTGGCCCAGGAGCTGATCGTCCGGGAGGACGACTGCGACACCGGCCGCGGTATCTGGGTGGAGCAGGTGACCACCGAGGCCGACGGTCGGCCGCGGCGAGAGCTCGAGACGGAGCTGCTCGGCCGCTGCCTGGCCGAGGACGTCCAGCTCGCGGACGGCACGATGGCCCGCAACACCGAGGTCCGCGAGGACGAGCTCGCCCGCCTGGCCGCCGACCCGGGTCTGACCCGGGTGCGGGTCCGCTCGGTGCTGACGTGCGACTCGATCGGCGGCGTGTGCTCGCATTGCTACGGCACCATGCTCGCGACCGGGAAGCTGGTCGACCTCGGCGAGGCGATCGGCATCATCGCGGCGCAGTCGATCGGCGAGCCGGGCACGCAGCTCACGATGCGGACGTTCCACACCGGCG